Proteins found in one Streptococcus anginosus subsp. whileyi MAS624 genomic segment:
- a CDS encoding helicase HerA domain-containing protein: MSLSMQHQKQAQPSRNPLEPTASSGAFRDPHELCTFIQRNLNNALDVNGETSYTNSFMIRLAGNDRGFLYLPNLPVSYSLDNQLYMKIYAICSGILYPYKTLLPQTSAYFVPYDPEEPNLARALFFPWIDGIPERLMIENIDQFIATEVTSNRIPIMKNKVSLNMDNIVHLAVSGSSGSGKSKFTEYLIRCLNADSATHLLLVDPKLSQIYKLGRELNLEVLSPTFGSNLNSFITEVNELLGRVINKIYERQQKLLLNPSTQFSKIYVVIDELLALVQGSSKQARDTFSQLLGTIALLGRETQVSLILISQRFDATAFGGNTAVREQINCAIILGDINTNTTQFLLPHANIDHIVVPTGIGTGIIKFTDDQHNNHIMPLLTPTYG, from the coding sequence ATGAGTTTGAGCATGCAACATCAAAAGCAAGCTCAACCGTCACGAAACCCACTAGAGCCAACCGCATCTAGTGGGGCCTTCCGTGACCCTCATGAGTTATGCACTTTTATTCAACGAAACCTAAATAATGCCCTCGATGTCAACGGTGAGACGAGCTATACAAATTCGTTTATGATTCGTCTGGCTGGCAATGACCGCGGCTTTCTCTATCTGCCAAATCTCCCCGTTTCCTACTCCCTTGACAATCAGCTTTATATGAAAATCTATGCGATTTGTTCAGGAATTTTATACCCTTACAAAACTTTGTTACCGCAAACCAGTGCTTACTTTGTTCCTTACGACCCCGAAGAACCCAATCTCGCACGAGCCCTCTTTTTTCCTTGGATTGACGGAATTCCAGAGCGTCTAATGATTGAAAATATTGACCAGTTCATCGCTACAGAAGTAACTAGCAACCGTATTCCAATCATGAAAAACAAGGTCAGTCTCAATATGGACAACATTGTTCATCTAGCCGTTAGCGGTTCGTCAGGTTCAGGAAAATCAAAATTCACTGAATATTTAATTAGATGCTTAAACGCTGATTCTGCTACTCATCTCTTGCTCGTTGATCCAAAGTTGTCTCAAATTTACAAGTTAGGAAGAGAACTAAACTTAGAAGTTCTATCTCCGACCTTCGGCTCTAACCTCAATAGCTTTATTACAGAAGTCAACGAACTTTTAGGACGAGTGATAAACAAGATTTATGAGCGGCAACAAAAATTACTCCTCAATCCTAGTACACAATTTTCAAAAATTTACGTTGTAATTGATGAACTGCTCGCTTTAGTCCAAGGCAGCTCGAAGCAGGCAAGAGATACCTTTTCTCAATTGCTTGGAACGATTGCCCTGTTAGGGCGTGAGACACAAGTCAGCTTGATTCTCATCTCTCAACGCTTTGACGCAACTGCTTTTGGTGGAAACACAGCCGTTCGAGAACAAATCAATTGCGCCATTATTCTAGGTGACATCAACACAAATACAACGCAGTTCTTATTGCCTCACGCTAATATTGATCATATTGTTGTCCCGACTGGCATAGGGACGGGGATCATCAAGTTTACAGATGATCAGCACAACAATCACATTATGCCACTATTGACGCCAACTTATGGATAA
- a CDS encoding replication protein has protein sequence MPLTKRSNKWAFLLYKESAPENYIDILEEMQVPYILSPWHDQDVDKKTGELLKAHKHGALFFDSLKSYTQVSELLTENLNTPKRVQIVFSPTGMFDYFTHAQNPEKTPYDVEDIESGAGFDLDRFLVEQQSERFINETIDLINDYNFTEFQDLVIYARYNSSRMLTLIMTNTYFFTKFIESKRYRTSKHIKDVTIIDQEMDTD, from the coding sequence ATGCCTTTAACAAAACGTTCTAACAAGTGGGCTTTTCTCCTCTACAAAGAAAGTGCGCCCGAAAACTATATTGACATTTTAGAAGAAATGCAAGTCCCTTATATTTTGAGCCCATGGCATGACCAAGACGTGGACAAAAAAACGGGTGAACTATTAAAAGCCCACAAACATGGGGCTCTCTTCTTTGATTCTTTAAAGAGCTATACGCAAGTATCCGAACTTCTTACCGAAAATCTAAACACTCCTAAAAGGGTGCAAATTGTCTTCTCTCCAACGGGAATGTTTGATTATTTTACTCATGCACAAAACCCAGAAAAAACACCTTATGATGTCGAAGATATCGAAAGCGGTGCAGGGTTTGACCTTGATCGGTTCTTAGTTGAACAACAATCTGAGCGCTTTATCAATGAAACCATTGACCTTATTAACGATTACAATTTCACCGAATTTCAAGACCTCGTGATCTATGCCAGATACAACAGCTCTCGCATGCTAACATTGATTATGACTAATACCTACTTTTTTACAAAATTTATAGAATCAAAACGCTATCGCACGAGTAAACACATCAAAGACGTGACCATCATTGACCAAGAAATGGATACAGACTAA
- a CDS encoding DUF771 domain-containing protein, translating to MKPTTLQIDLKNITIQLPPDKIIVDRSEYEELKKISSKGRYLTLSEVLELLSVSRPWLLENVLYKPEIRKQIDIDKNSNGFVKYPDNQGGRYYFLASKTKEFFEEHFAKIFEL from the coding sequence ATGAAACCAACCACCCTACAAATTGACTTAAAAAATATTACGATACAACTACCACCCGATAAAATTATCGTTGACCGTTCCGAGTATGAAGAACTCAAAAAAATCTCCTCAAAAGGGCGTTATCTAACGCTCTCTGAGGTTTTAGAACTTCTTTCCGTCTCTCGTCCATGGCTGCTCGAAAACGTGCTTTATAAACCTGAAATTCGGAAGCAAATTGACATTGATAAAAATAGCAATGGATTTGTGAAATACCCAGATAATCAAGGTGGACGCTATTACTTTCTGGCAAGCAAAACCAAAGAATTTTTTGAGGAACATTTTGCAAAAATTTTTGAATTATGA
- a CDS encoding site-specific integrase, translating into MSLYITQRGGKKGKWSYRITDKKGNYITSKSGFKTKKEAEIEGLTQEIKLHQGKVIDKNISLFQLWEKWYHLKIIPLNKMESTQNKHRLRGKFIQKYFGDSPAVSITSSQYQAFINKYAETNCRDNVSRLNAEIRSVLIFARQDKLSIDLFTEGVVLSGRESPKSKNERYIHSLEDYKKLCQYLEYLLDYQESVIPYLLYIQLKTGMRFGEVLGLTWDCINIENKTVKTYRRYDCTRKRWTKAKTETSIRDVPIDDTTVSILQKLKAEQRYVLRSHQVSNPDKCLFFDKQSGLPTNSAVNKQLKKILSELSITPSNMTSTGLRHTYASTLLAMDIDIWAIAKNMGHKDIQQISETYGHLIKEKAIREDNKIRDFFHGLSQ; encoded by the coding sequence ATGTCACTATACATTACGCAACGCGGAGGGAAAAAAGGGAAGTGGTCTTATCGTATCACTGACAAAAAAGGAAACTATATTACATCAAAATCAGGATTTAAAACCAAAAAAGAAGCTGAAATTGAAGGTTTGACCCAAGAAATTAAATTACATCAAGGAAAGGTCATTGATAAAAACATCAGTCTCTTTCAATTGTGGGAAAAATGGTACCATTTAAAAATCATCCCACTGAATAAAATGGAATCTACACAAAACAAGCATCGCTTGCGTGGGAAGTTTATTCAAAAATACTTTGGAGACTCACCTGCTGTATCCATCACATCAAGCCAATATCAAGCATTTATCAATAAATACGCTGAAACAAATTGTCGTGATAATGTCAGCCGCCTAAATGCAGAGATACGAAGTGTCCTTATTTTTGCTAGGCAAGATAAGCTCAGTATAGATTTATTCACAGAAGGAGTTGTACTATCTGGCAGAGAATCACCAAAATCTAAAAATGAAAGATATATCCATAGCTTAGAAGATTATAAAAAACTTTGTCAGTATCTAGAATATCTCCTCGATTATCAAGAATCCGTCATTCCATACCTCTTATATATCCAACTGAAAACAGGTATGCGGTTTGGAGAAGTTCTTGGCTTAACTTGGGATTGTATCAATATTGAAAATAAGACCGTTAAAACATATAGACGCTATGATTGCACAAGAAAACGCTGGACAAAAGCTAAAACAGAAACTTCTATCCGTGACGTTCCGATTGATGATACTACAGTCTCTATTTTACAAAAGCTAAAGGCTGAACAAAGGTATGTTTTAAGAAGCCATCAAGTTTCTAATCCAGACAAATGTTTGTTCTTTGATAAACAATCTGGACTACCCACAAATTCAGCAGTCAATAAACAATTAAAGAAGATACTATCTGAATTGTCTATTACTCCTTCAAATATGACTAGTACTGGTTTAAGACATACTTACGCAAGCACACTTCTGGCAATGGATATAGACATCTGGGCAATCGCCAAGAATATGGGACATAAAGATATTCAGCAAATCAGTGAGACTTACGGGCATTTAATCAAAGAAAAAGCTATCCGTGAGGACAATAAAATCCGTGACTTTTTCCACGGTTTAAGCCAGTAA
- the rplS gene encoding 50S ribosomal protein L19, protein MNPLIQSLTEGQLRTDIPAFRPGDTVRVHAKVVEGNRERIQIFEGVVIARKGAGISENYTVRKISNGVGVERIFPLHTPRVEKIEVVRYGKVRRAKLYYLRALQGKAARIKEIRR, encoded by the coding sequence ATGAATCCATTAATCCAAAGTTTGACTGAAGGTCAACTTCGTACTGATATTCCTGCATTCCGTCCTGGTGACACTGTTCGTGTTCACGCGAAAGTTGTCGAAGGAAATCGCGAACGTATCCAAATCTTCGAAGGTGTGGTTATCGCTCGTAAAGGTGCTGGTATTTCAGAAAACTATACTGTTCGTAAAATTTCTAACGGTGTAGGTGTTGAACGTATCTTCCCACTTCACACACCACGTGTTGAAAAGATTGAAGTTGTTCGTTACGGTAAAGTACGTCGTGCGAAATTGTATTACCTTCGTGCATTGCAAGGTAAAGCAGCGCGTATCAAAGAAATTCGCCGTTAA
- a CDS encoding ROK family glucokinase — translation MSKKIIGIDLGGTSVKFAILTQEGEVQEKWSIKTNILDEGSHIVDDMIESINHRLKLLDLSAEDFIGIGMGSPGVVDREKGTVIGAYNLNWKTLQPVKEKIEKATGIPFFIDNDANVAALGERWKGAGENQPDVVFMTLGTGVGGGIVAEGKLLHGVAGAAGELGHITVDFDQPILCTCGKKGCLETVASATGIVNLTRRYADEYAGDAELKKLIDNGEDVNAKIVFDLAKVGDELALIVYRNFARYLGIACANIGSILNPSTIVIGGGVSAAGEFLLDGVRKVYEENSFPQVRTSTKLALATLGNDAGVIGAASLVLQ, via the coding sequence ATGTCTAAAAAAATTATTGGGATTGACCTAGGTGGTACATCTGTGAAGTTTGCGATTCTGACCCAAGAAGGAGAAGTTCAAGAAAAATGGTCTATTAAGACAAATATTTTAGATGAAGGCAGTCATATTGTTGATGATATGATTGAATCGATCAACCATCGCTTGAAATTATTAGACCTTTCAGCTGAAGATTTCATTGGAATTGGTATGGGTTCTCCTGGTGTAGTGGATCGTGAAAAAGGAACTGTTATCGGAGCTTACAACTTAAACTGGAAAACCCTTCAACCCGTAAAAGAAAAAATTGAAAAAGCGACTGGCATTCCTTTCTTTATTGATAATGATGCGAATGTAGCTGCGCTTGGCGAACGTTGGAAAGGTGCTGGTGAAAACCAACCAGATGTTGTCTTTATGACACTTGGAACAGGTGTCGGTGGTGGTATTGTTGCGGAAGGAAAATTACTGCATGGGGTAGCTGGAGCAGCCGGAGAATTGGGACATATCACAGTTGATTTTGATCAGCCGATTCTCTGTACTTGTGGTAAAAAAGGTTGCTTAGAAACCGTAGCTTCTGCAACAGGTATAGTTAATTTAACGCGTCGCTACGCTGATGAATATGCTGGTGATGCAGAGCTGAAAAAACTGATTGATAATGGCGAAGACGTTAATGCAAAAATTGTTTTTGATTTGGCTAAAGTTGGTGATGAATTAGCCCTCATTGTTTATCGCAATTTTGCACGTTATCTTGGTATTGCTTGTGCCAACATTGGATCTATCTTAAATCCGTCAACGATTGTCATCGGTGGTGGCGTCTCTGCAGCAGGTGAATTTTTACTAGACGGTGTTCGTAAGGTCTATGAAGAAAATTCTTTCCCTCAAGTGCGTACATCCACAAAACTTGCACTTGCAACGCTTGGAAATGATGCAGGTGTCATCGGAGCAGCTTCTTTAGTTCTTCAATAA
- a CDS encoding LysR family transcriptional regulator yields the protein MSKAAEVLLISQPSLTRNMQILEDELGVILFERRKNKLGFTETGHQIVKLAKKFLKQKFLDDVQHFALKESIIFGGVNAPEAIFELESRIKKGLEQHI from the coding sequence TTGTCTAAAGCAGCCGAAGTCCTACTCATCTCTCAGCCATCCTTAACTCGAAATATGCAAATACTGGAAGATGAATTGGGAGTTATTCTTTTTGAGCGAAGAAAAAATAAATTAGGTTTTACGGAAACCGGTCATCAAATTGTTAAACTAGCCAAAAAATTCCTGAAACAAAAATTTCTCGATGATGTACAACATTTTGCATTAAAAGAAAGTATTATTTTTGGTGGCGTTAATGCACCGGAAGCCATCTTTGAACTGGAAAGTCGTATAAAAAAAGGCTTGGAGCAACACATTTAA
- a CDS encoding site-specific integrase, whose product MMTFTSETLFHEYFKEWIKLFKEGAVRTVTLEKYYHNQKEIERLASRLTLGQIDRTIYQQLLNAYALTHEKQTVIDFHHQVKGAILDAVDEGYIQRDPTRKVIFKGKPPRPKKAKYLNQYELHNLLSDLKLTNEINWDWLILLIAKTGLRFSEALGLTPDDFDFIHQTISVNKTWDYKNHTGFQPTKNRSSIRKVQIDWQIGMQFQQLVKSIEHDEPIFATDTICNSTPNKWLERHCKKIGIPVISIHGLRHTHASLLMFAGVSIASVSRRLGHSSMTTTQKVYMHIIQELENQDNDLVMRYLSGLV is encoded by the coding sequence ATGATGACATTTACATCAGAGACTCTTTTTCATGAATATTTCAAAGAATGGATTAAGCTTTTTAAAGAGGGGGCAGTCAGAACTGTCACATTAGAAAAATACTACCATAATCAAAAGGAAATAGAAAGGTTAGCTAGCCGTCTGACATTGGGACAAATAGATCGAACAATCTATCAGCAGTTGCTAAATGCATATGCTTTAACTCATGAAAAACAAACTGTGATAGACTTTCATCATCAAGTCAAGGGGGCTATCCTTGACGCAGTTGATGAGGGATATATTCAGCGTGATCCAACGCGAAAAGTAATTTTCAAAGGGAAACCACCAAGACCTAAAAAAGCCAAATATCTGAATCAATATGAGCTACATAATTTATTATCTGATTTGAAATTGACAAATGAAATTAATTGGGATTGGTTGATTTTGCTGATAGCAAAGACCGGCTTGAGATTTTCAGAAGCACTAGGTTTAACGCCTGATGATTTTGACTTTATTCACCAAACTATTTCCGTAAATAAAACTTGGGATTACAAAAACCACACCGGTTTTCAACCAACAAAAAATCGCTCCTCCATTCGAAAAGTTCAAATTGATTGGCAGATTGGCATGCAGTTTCAACAGCTTGTAAAATCTATTGAACACGATGAACCGATATTTGCAACTGATACAATTTGCAATTCAACCCCCAATAAATGGCTGGAGCGTCACTGTAAAAAGATAGGGATTCCAGTTATCAGTATCCATGGCCTCCGTCACACTCATGCATCTCTTCTAATGTTTGCGGGAGTTTCTATCGCCAGTGTTTCAAGAAGATTGGGCCATTCGTCAATGACCACAACACAAAAAGTTTATATGCACATCATTCAAGAGTTAGAAAATCAAGATAATGATCTAGTTATGAGATATTTATCTGGACTAGTCTAG
- a CDS encoding restriction endonuclease subunit S: MVKRDDVGIDIKYDKSSLKNYKRVVPGQFVIHLRSFQGGFAHSIIEGITSPAYTILDFVKLDEHSDLFWKNILTSRDFIKRLEAVTYGIRDGRSISFSDFSSLNFNFPSLPEQQAIGDFFSTLDCSIALHQRE, from the coding sequence ATGGTGAAAAGAGATGATGTAGGCATAGATATAAAATATGATAAAAGTAGTTTGAAAAATTACAAAAGGGTCGTACCTGGACAGTTTGTAATTCACCTTCGCTCATTTCAAGGGGGCTTTGCTCATTCTATTATTGAAGGTATTACTTCTCCAGCATACACAATTCTTGATTTTGTAAAACTCGATGAACATTCAGATTTATTTTGGAAGAATATTTTAACTAGTAGGGACTTTATAAAGAGATTGGAAGCTGTAACTTACGGTATTAGAGATGGCAGAAGTATAAGTTTTAGTGATTTTTCATCTTTAAATTTTAATTTCCCCTCTCTCCCCGAACAACAAGCCATCGGCGATTTCTTTTCCACCCTAGACTGCTCCATTGCCCTTCATCAGCGTGAGTAG
- a CDS encoding type I restriction-modification system subunit M — protein MSQTQEITNKIWAMANELRGNMDASVYKNYILAFMFYRYLSEHQEQYLINNAILDLEDGKTINQLYKEQATGEELADYLEDIASSLGYAIAPEDTWLSLLARIENNEVIPSDYQTIFDHFNHNAELNKEAVQDFRGVFNDINLGDTRLGSSTNDRAKSLNRIVKLVDDINYKSDDGRDILGFIYEELIKKFAASAGKKGGEFYTPHEVSQILAKIVTDKVEQTERTFSVYDPTMGSGSLLLTVGNELPNGQKPGAIKYFGQELNTTTYNLARMNLMMHGVTYSNMNLSNADTLESDWPDGPDEKGVDHPRSFDAVVATPPYSAKWDNADNKLKDPRFSEYGKLAPASKADFAFILHSVYHLNDTGTMAIVLPHGVLFRGAAELIIRQTLVEKNYLDTVIGLPANLFYGTSIPTTVLVFRKNKENRDILFIDASKDFDKGKNQNTLNNTHIEKIIETFRNRQDVNKYARLVSFEEIKENDFNLNIPRYVDTFEEEEEIDLDEITRLIAQDEAEIAELEALIADQLRRLGVEM, from the coding sequence ATGTCACAAACACAAGAAATTACAAATAAAATATGGGCAATGGCCAATGAACTGCGCGGGAACATGGATGCTTCTGTGTATAAAAACTATATCTTGGCCTTTATGTTTTATCGCTATTTGTCCGAGCATCAGGAGCAATACCTGATTAACAATGCTATTTTAGATCTAGAAGATGGTAAGACAATCAACCAACTGTATAAAGAGCAGGCAACGGGTGAGGAGTTGGCAGATTATCTGGAAGATATTGCGTCTAGTTTAGGGTATGCGATTGCTCCTGAAGATACATGGCTCTCTTTATTGGCTCGCATTGAAAACAATGAGGTTATCCCGAGCGATTATCAAACAATTTTTGACCATTTCAATCACAATGCGGAACTGAACAAAGAAGCGGTGCAGGATTTTCGTGGAGTTTTTAATGATATCAATCTGGGAGATACGCGTCTTGGTTCTTCTACCAATGATCGGGCAAAATCGCTCAATCGAATTGTCAAATTAGTGGATGATATTAACTACAAGAGTGATGACGGTAGAGATATTTTAGGGTTTATCTATGAAGAATTAATCAAGAAGTTTGCGGCTTCAGCAGGGAAAAAAGGTGGAGAATTTTACACACCGCATGAAGTTAGTCAAATTCTAGCTAAGATTGTCACGGATAAGGTTGAACAAACCGAGCGTACCTTTTCTGTATATGACCCAACTATGGGTTCGGGTTCTCTTTTGCTGACAGTTGGGAATGAATTGCCAAATGGTCAAAAGCCTGGAGCAATTAAGTATTTTGGACAGGAGCTTAATACAACGACCTATAACTTGGCTAGGATGAATCTGATGATGCACGGTGTTACTTATAGTAACATGAATCTGAGCAATGCTGACACCTTGGAAAGTGATTGGCCGGACGGACCGGACGAAAAAGGGGTTGACCATCCCCGCAGCTTCGATGCAGTAGTAGCCACCCCCCCCTATTCTGCTAAATGGGACAATGCTGACAACAAGCTAAAAGACCCGCGCTTTTCAGAATATGGGAAATTAGCTCCTGCTTCTAAGGCGGATTTTGCCTTTATTCTCCACAGTGTCTACCATCTGAATGATACAGGTACCATGGCCATTGTTTTGCCGCACGGCGTGCTCTTTCGGGGAGCTGCTGAATTAATAATCCGTCAGACGCTAGTTGAAAAGAATTACTTGGATACCGTTATTGGTCTGCCAGCCAATCTCTTTTATGGAACAAGCATTCCCACAACTGTCCTTGTTTTCAGAAAAAATAAAGAAAATCGAGACATTCTTTTCATTGATGCCAGTAAAGATTTTGATAAGGGAAAGAATCAAAACACCTTAAACAATACTCACATTGAAAAAATTATTGAAACTTTCCGAAATCGTCAAGATGTGAACAAATATGCTCGACTAGTTTCATTTGAAGAGATTAAAGAGAATGATTTTAATCTAAACATTCCTCGATATGTTGATACTTTCGAAGAGGAAGAGGAGATAGATCTGGATGAGATAACCCGCCTTATCGCTCAAGATGAAGCGGAAATAGCGGAATTAGAAGCCCTTATCGCAGACCAATTACGTCGGCTGGGAGTGGAGATGTAA
- the fic gene encoding protein adenylyltransferase Fic — MVLENKLHLTDSTELARQEEKISKQKAAEMFETGFLDTLEVGSYDSLAAIHAYLFSEIYDFAGKVRTVNIAKGSFRFAPVMYLEASLENVSAMPQNTFEEIVEKYVEMNIAHPFREGNGRSMRIWLDVILKKELGQVVDWSKVDKDDYLLAMERSPIRDIEIKHILRKALTRDTTNRELYMKGIDHSYYYEGYSLYRTEDL, encoded by the coding sequence ATGGTTTTAGAAAATAAACTGCATTTAACAGACTCAACGGAATTAGCCCGGCAAGAGGAAAAAATCAGCAAGCAAAAAGCAGCTGAAATGTTCGAAACAGGCTTCTTAGACACCTTGGAAGTTGGCTCTTATGACAGTCTAGCTGCCATTCATGCTTATTTGTTCTCAGAAATTTATGATTTTGCGGGCAAGGTTCGTACAGTCAATATTGCCAAAGGAAGTTTTCGCTTTGCACCAGTTATGTATCTTGAGGCTTCCTTGGAAAATGTGTCTGCCATGCCTCAGAATACGTTTGAGGAAATCGTTGAAAAATATGTTGAGATGAATATTGCCCATCCCTTTCGAGAAGGGAATGGTAGAAGCATGCGGATTTGGTTGGATGTAATCTTGAAAAAAGAGTTAGGACAGGTTGTTGATTGGTCTAAGGTGGACAAGGACGATTATCTGCTTGCGATGGAGCGAAGTCCAATCAGGGATATTGAAATAAAACATATCTTGAGAAAAGCTCTCACGCGAGATACAACTAACCGAGAACTTTACATGAAAGGGATTGATCATAGTTATTACTATGAGGGATACAGTTTATACAGGACTGAGGATTTATAA
- a CDS encoding restriction endonuclease subunit S has product MEKEKNKERIPQLRFPEFKNAPAWEQRKLGEVVSAEKKGKAKADMIGDESVYLDTEYLNGGQIVKVNAVKDTYLDDVIILWDGSQAGTLYYGFEGALGSTLKAYTISESSLFIYQQLKSRQQIIYEKYRTPNIPHVIKTFLDEFGVYIPSLTEQKAIGDFFQTLDRSIALHQRKLEHLKLRKKALLQKIFP; this is encoded by the coding sequence GTGGAAAAAGAGAAAAACAAGGAGCGAATCCCACAATTACGCTTCCCAGAATTCAAAAATGCCCCTGCTTGGGAACAGCGGAAGTTGGGAGAGGTGGTGAGCGCTGAAAAAAAGGGCAAAGCAAAAGCTGATATGATTGGGGATGAGTCTGTATATCTTGATACAGAATATTTGAATGGCGGACAAATTGTTAAGGTTAATGCTGTCAAAGATACATATCTAGATGATGTAATTATTTTATGGGATGGTTCTCAGGCAGGTACTTTGTATTATGGTTTTGAAGGAGCTTTAGGTTCTACATTAAAAGCGTATACAATTTCAGAAAGTAGCTTATTTATTTATCAACAATTGAAATCAAGACAACAAATAATATATGAGAAGTATAGAACACCGAATATTCCTCATGTAATTAAAACGTTTCTGGATGAGTTTGGAGTTTATATTCCTTCTCTCACCGAACAAAAAGCCATCGGCGACTTTTTCCAGACCCTGGATCGCTCCATTGCCCTTCATCAACGTAAGCTTGAGCATTTGAAACTTCGTAAGAAGGCGCTTTTGCAAAAAATATTTCCTTAA
- a CDS encoding DUF3644 domain-containing protein: MEDLSKRLVDKSVEAFIMGLEIYNKPTIRYRIEGFSFFICNAWELMLKAEMLNRNISIYFKDKNDRTLSLESVVKKIYSDKNTRIRLNLERIIELRNISTHYITEDYEVKYAPLFQACVLNFITEMERFHNRDVTEYIAQNFLTLSVNYEPLTNEEIKLKYPPEIAEKFIRQANEIDVLSKEYNSEKFAINVRQNLYITKKKDEADFVVSINRFADTEVSIVKELKDPSDTHKYSFGNVITAVQERLKKIQVNLGYKKGFNSYVLGLVIKFYNIKDNPKYSYKHIVGNIENYTYLQEFVEFIVAEIKKTPDKFVESLKKSK; the protein is encoded by the coding sequence TTGGAAGACTTAAGTAAAAGATTGGTTGATAAAAGTGTTGAGGCTTTTATTATGGGATTAGAAATTTATAATAAACCAACCATACGTTATCGAATAGAGGGATTTAGTTTCTTTATATGCAATGCTTGGGAATTGATGTTGAAAGCAGAGATGTTAAATCGAAATATATCAATCTATTTCAAGGATAAAAACGATAGGACTCTGAGTCTTGAATCGGTTGTTAAGAAGATTTATTCTGATAAAAATACAAGAATTCGATTAAATTTGGAGCGAATCATTGAGCTACGGAACATTAGCACTCACTATATTACAGAAGATTATGAAGTGAAATATGCACCGTTATTTCAAGCGTGTGTTTTGAACTTTATTACTGAGATGGAAAGGTTTCACAATCGAGATGTAACAGAGTATATCGCACAAAACTTTCTAACACTAAGTGTCAACTACGAACCGTTGACAAATGAAGAAATCAAGTTGAAGTATCCTCCTGAAATTGCGGAAAAATTTATCAGACAAGCCAATGAAATTGATGTCTTAAGTAAAGAATATAATTCGGAGAAGTTTGCTATCAATGTTCGTCAGAATTTATATATAACTAAGAAAAAAGATGAGGCGGATTTTGTGGTAAGTATCAACCGTTTTGCCGATACCGAAGTTTCAATTGTAAAGGAACTAAAAGATCCATCTGATACTCATAAGTATTCATTTGGGAATGTCATTACTGCTGTTCAAGAGCGACTCAAGAAGATACAGGTTAACCTTGGATACAAAAAAGGGTTTAATAGCTATGTGCTTGGTCTGGTGATTAAATTTTACAACATTAAAGACAATCCTAAATACTCCTATAAACATATTGTGGGGAATATTGAAAACTATACATATTTACAAGAGTTTGTTGAATTTATTGTTGCTGAAATTAAAAAGACCCCCGACAAATTTGTTGAAAGTCTTAAAAAATCAAAATAA